CCCGAGTGGCGAGCATCAGCAGCACCAGCCACGGCGCCACCAGCGCGAGCCGGGCGGCATTCACCGTCCACGACTGGCGGGCCTCCAACTCGGCGCGGGTGCGCGCGTCGTCGCGCAGGAAGGTCGACAGAGTGCGCAGCAGCCGGCCGAGGTCGGTGCCGCCGACCTCCCGGGCCAGCCGCAGCGACTCGACGAGGCGGTCGGCCACCGGATCGGCCAGCCGGTCCTTGAGGTCGTCGAGGCTGGTCTGGAAGTCGCCGCTGGTGCGGTAGTCGTGGGCGAACTGCGCGAATGCGGGACGCAGTTCCTCCGGGCCGCGCACCGACAATTGCGCGAGCGCCTCCGGCAGCGCGAGGCCGGCCCGTACGGCGGATGCGATGTGGTCGACCGCGTCGGGCCACAGTTCGCGACGTCCGTGTCTGCGGCGCTGGGCGCGGCTGCGCAACACCGCCACCGGCGTGTATCCGGCCAGCAGCGCGAAGCAGAACGCGACCGGTGCGACCTGCGTGAGCGCCATGCCGAGCAGGAAGACGAACAGCGCGAGACCGAAGCACAGCAACGCGAGGGTCGACACGTTCAACCCACGCATCCCCGACACCGCGAGGTCGCTGCGCAGCCGGTCGACGGCGGTGACCTTCGACTTCGGGCGCTTTGCCTGCTGCGGCCAGAACGACCAGTAGATGCAGAACACCCCGAGCCCCAGCAGGGTGCTGACGAGCGGAATCATTCGCGATCCCCAAGCAGGCGGGCCACGTCGAAGCCGGCGCGTTCGAAGCGTTCGGCGTGCGGCGGGAACCCCTCGCCACGCACCAACCGGCCGTCGCGGCGCACGAAGAGTTCGGCGAGCTCGATGACGCTTCCCTCGAATCGGCCGGGCACTGCTGCGATCTCGCGCACGCCGCGGCTGCCGTCGCGGTCGAGACCGACGTGCACGATGAGGTCGATCGACGATGCCACCGTCGGCATCACGAACTGCGATCCGACGTTCGGGCCGGCCAACAGCGGCAGGGTGCACATCTTGACCAGCGCCTCGCGGGCGGAGTTGGCGTGCAGGCTGGCCATGCCGGGCAGGCCGCTGTTCATCGCGATGAGCAGGTCGAGGCTCTCCTCCTGGCGCACCTCGCCGACGATGATCCGCGACGGGCGCATCCGCAGTGCCTCCTTCACCAGCCGGCGCAGCGGAATCTCGCCGGTGCCCTCGAGGCTGGGCTGCCGACACTGCAGCGCGGCCCAGTCGCGCAGGTTGAGCTTCAGCTCGAAGACCTCCTCGCACGACACGACCCGCTCGGTCGCAGGGATCGCGGCCGCGAGGCAGTTCAGCATGGTGGTCTTGCCGGCCTGCGTTCCGCCGGTCACCAGCACGTTGAGGCCACTGGCCACGGCCGCGCGCAGGAAGCGGGCCGCGGGCGCGGGGAGCGAGCCCATGGTCACGAGGTCGTCGAGCGAGTGCGCGCGAGCGACGAACTTGCGGATGTTGACGTACCAACGCCCGGGTGTGACGTCGGGGATCGCGACGTGCAACCGCGACCCATCGGGCAGGGTGGCATCGACGAACGGCGACGACAGGTCGACGCGGCGACCGGAGGGCTTGAGCATCCGCTCGACGAGGTTGCGCACCTCCTGCTCGGTGAGGATCGTCGGCGTCAACTCGGGCACGCCGCGTCGTGCGACGAACACCCGGCTCGGCTCGTTCAGCCAAATTTCCTCGACCGTCGGGTCGTCGAGGTACTGCTGGAGCGCGCCGTAGCCGAGCACCGAGTCGAGCACGCTGCGGGTCGCGACGTCGCGGTCGCCCAGCGGTTCGAGACCGCCGTGCAGGGTGCGTTCCTCGTAGTCGGCGACGACGTCGTGGATCAGCGAGTGCAGTCCCGCCCGGTCGCCGAGCGGGTCGAGCCGACGTCTGCGAATGAGTTCGCGGACCTCGCCCTCGATGACCTGGATGCCGTTCATTGCGTGCCCCTTCGTGCCCCTTGTGGTCTCCCCGACCTGCAGGCCATCAAACGATGTCCATCCCTACGAGTGGGTGTTTCCACAGCGACCAATCGCCTCCAACGGCCATTCCTTGACCAGCTCTTTACCTTCGGCGCACTTATCCACAGGCCGTCCTGCACCAACGCGCAAGGCGGGCGATACTCCGCGGCCATGACTGTCGAGCCCCATCCGTCGCCTCATCCGTCACCCCGGTCACCGGCCCGCACCCAGATCGCAGTCACCCTGGTCGGCACGCTCGACGGGCGTGGGCGGCGCGTGCGGATCTCCGCTCCGAGCGGGCTGCGCTGGGCGGCCGCACGCGAAGCCATCGAGGCGGCCGGCCACTGCGTGCCCGACCCCGCGTGGATCGGTGCGGACCGGCTGGACGACGACACCCGGCTCGGTGACATCCCCAACGGTGCGGTGATCGCACCCGACGCCTCGGCCGGGTCGGCGTCCGACCTGCTGCGACTGGAATGCACCAACGGCCCGGCGGTCGGACGTGGCCATCGACTCGGGCAGCGCGCGGTGACGGTCGGTCGCAGCGACCGCGCGAGCCTGCGACTGGACGACCCGGACGCATCCCGGGTGCACTGCCGCGTCGATCTCGTCGCCGGGCGTGTCACCGTCACCGACCTGGGGTCGACGAACGGCACACACGTCGACGGTGTCGCGGCCGGCGAAGGCACCGAACTTCGCGCGGGCGGTGAACTGCGGGTCGGGAACTCGACCCTGGCGCTCGCCGCGCCGAGCGGGAAGCCTCCGAAGGTCGAGAACGGTTGGATCGGCGTCCGCCGAACCCCGACCCGCACGACCGCGCCGCCCACCGTGCGCCTCACCGCACCCAACCCGCCACGCGAGCGCGAACGACGGGTGCTGCCGTGGCTGGTGGTTCTCGCGCCGCTGGTCATCGGCGTCGGCCTCGCCTGGTGGATGCGGACGATGATGTTCCTCGCCTTCGCGCTGTTCAGCCCGGTGCTGATGCTCGCCCAACACGTCGCGGACAAGCGCGAGGGCAAGACCTCGCGCCGCCGAGAACTCGCCGACCACGCCGCGGCGGTCACCCGGCACGAGGCCCGCGTGGCCGCCGTCCTGGCCTCGGAGCGGTACCTGCGCGAACGGGCGGCCCCGCCGCTCATCGACGCCGTCCGCAGCATCCGGGCGGTCGACGCACGCCTGTGGCACCGCCATCCCGACGACCACGGTTTCCTGCACTGGCGACTCGGCCGCGGCACGATCGCCTCCGAACTCACCGTGACCGACAGCGACGGCGAACAGACCCGGCCCGAGCTTGCCGACGCACCGGTCGTGGTCGATCTCGGCGCCGACCGCCTCGTCGGGGTGATCGCACGGCGGGAGTTGCAGACCGCATTGCTGTCGAGTCTGCTGCTGCAGGTCGGCGCCTGGCACTCGCCGCGCCACCTCCGCCTGGCGATCATCAGCAAGGCCCCGTTGCCGAACGCCGCCGACCTGTCGTGGCTGCCCCATCTCGGCGCCGACGGGCCGCAGCCCACCCTCTTCGATCTCGAGCACCCCGACCCGTTGGTCGACTTCCTGCGCAGCCAGATGCACGACCGCGACGAAGGTGATCGTCCGCCGAGCCTTCTCGTGGTGCTGCTCGACGGCGAATTCACCTCCGTCGCAGCCGAACTCAGCGAGATCGTCATGAACCCGCGGCGGTACTCGGCCACTGTCGTCACTTTCGCGCATGCCGACTCGCACGTGCCCGACCGTGCTCATCCGATGCTCCGCGGCACCTCGACGACCCGCCTCGTCGTCGATGGCGCGCAACCGACGCAGTGCGTGCCCGACCTGCCCGAGCCAGACCTCCTGCCCGGCCTCGCGCGCCGGCTCGCACCCCTGCGCGACGCCGTCAGCACCGGTGGTGGAGGCACGCCGCCGCCGGCCATCGGGTTGGCGGAGGCATGGGCCCCCGCCACCGGTGCGCCCCTGCTCGATCTCGACGCAACCGAGCGACGATGGTCGCAAGAGGCACGGCCGAATCCGCGCGCCGTGCTCGGCAGCAGCGCCGCCGGGCCGGTGACGGTCGATCTCACGGTCGACGGCCCGCACGCCCTGATCGCCGGCACCACCGGAGCCGGGAAGTCCGAACTGCTGCAGACGCTGATCACCTCGCTCGCGGCGGTGAACCGGCCCGACGCACTCAACTTCGTGCTGATCGACTACAAGGGCGGGGCGGCATTCCGGGAGTGCGCGCGGTTGCCACACACCGTCGGCCTGGTCACCGACCTCGACGGCCATCTGACCCAGCGCGCGCTCACCTCGCTCGGCGCCGAGATCCACCGGCGCGAACGGTTGCTGGTGGCCGCCGGGGCGGGCGACCTCGACGACTACCACCGTGATCCGACTCGCCCGACAATTCCCCGGCTCGTACTTGTCATCGACGAATTTCGCGTGCTGGCAGAGGAATTGCCCGACTTCGTCGACGGACTCGTGCGGCTGGCGACGGTCGGGCGCTCGCTCGGTGTGCACCTGGTGCTGGCCACCCAACGTCCGGCAGGTGTGGTGTCGGCCGACATCCGCGCGAACGTCAACCTGCGCATCGCGCTGCGGGTGCGCGACGACGGCGACTCCCAGGACGTCATCGAGACCTCCGAGGCTGCCCGGTTGTCCGCCACCGTGCCCGGACGCGCGTACCTGCGCTGCGGCGGCGGTGAACCGTTGCTGTTCCAGAGTGCACGGGTGACCGTGCCCCCGTTGCGCCCCGACGCTGTGCTCGTCTCGACACCGCACGACGCGCTCGGGCTCGAAGCGGAACCCGGTGCGTCCACCCTGGAACGGTTCGTCGAGGTTGCCGCCGAGGTGGCCACCCGGTTGAGCATGCAGCCGTCGCAGGCGCCCTGGCTGCCGCCCCTGCCCGACACCGTCAGCATGGCCGACCTCGGCGAGCCGTCGATCACGGTGACCGGTGAAACCGGCTCCGGCTACCGGTTCGCCCTTGCCGACCGCCCGTTGCGGCAGGACCGACCCGCCCTTTCCTGGTCGCCGCAGACCGACCAACACCTGGCGATCGTCGGCGGTCCACGCGGCGGACGCACCACCGCCGTCCGCGCCCTGCTGGCAGCCGCGCTCGACGACGACCGGGTGCACGCCTATGTGCTCGATCTCGGCCGGTCGCTCACCGACCTGGCCGATCATCCGGCGGTGGGCGCCGTCGTCGGGCCGGACGAACCGAGCCGGGTCGAGCGGGTGCTCGACCGGCTCGCCGACGAGGTCGCGGCCCGGCGCCGCTCCCCTGACATCACCCGGCCGCGGATCCTCTTGGTGATCGACGGGTGGGACGTGCTCGACGAACTCGCCGACGACACAGCGATGTTCCGCCTGCTCGACCTGGTCACCTCGGTGCTTCGCGACGGTCCGGCGGCCGACGTCCATGTGGTCGCCACCGGCGGACGCGGGCTGTTGACCAGCCGTTCGCTGCCGATGTTCCGCTCCCAGATCGCGCTGTCGATGCCGGACCGCGACGACCTGGCCGCGATGGGTGTGCCGCGTCAGGCGATCCCGGTGCGGATGCCAGCCGGACGCGCGGTCACGGCTCCCGGAGGGATGGAACTGCAGATCGTCCTGCCGGGTGCTCTACCCGATCGTGAGCCCTGTGCACCGGTCGATCGCATCGCCGCCGTGCCGCTCGTCGTGCGAGGCGTCGCTGCACGCCCCGACCTGATCGCGATCGGTGCGTCGGCCGAGGGGCCGGCCGGGGTTGCGCTGGGCCGACGCGGCGAAGCGCTCGGGCTCATCGCCGGCCCGCCACGCAGCGGGCGCACCTCGGCACTACTCGCGATCGCGGCGGCGCTCGCCGAACGACCCGTCTGTTGGGTGTCGCCCGATGCGTCGGTGTGCCTCCCGTCCGGGCTGTTCCGTGCCGGCTCCACCGCCGAAACCGCTGCTTGGCTGGCCGCGAAACCAGCCGGGGTGGTGCTCGTCGACGACGCGTCCGGTCTGCTCGACACCGATCTGGAAGACCTCCTGGTCGACTTCGCCGCACGGGCCTCGACGTCGGGTGCCGTGGTCTTCGCCGCCGGTGATCCCGGTGACCTCGCCGCCACGTACCGCGGCCTTGTCGGCGAACTGCGTCGGCGCGGCACCGGGCTGTTGCTGACACCCAACCGCACGGACGGCGAACTCTTCGGGGTGCGCTGCCCGAAGCTCGATCGCCCGCGCCCGGGCAACGGCTACCTGGTGCAGCGCGGTGAACTCACCGAGGTGCAGGTCGCGCTGGTCGACGACCCCGTCCGCCCCGACGAGCCCGACCAGCGGGTCGCCTGAACCGGGACGTCCGGTTCAGGCGGCCGGTTGCTGGTCGACGTGCACAAGTCCGGCGATGAGCGCCGGCCGCTGGGTCGGCAGCCCGGCGAACGAGGAGTGAACTCCGCCGCCGCACAGGCAAACCCACGTCCAGCACTTCCACCACCCACCAGAATCCGCGCGAGTTTGTGGGGTTCGTCGCGTGCACGAACCCCACAAACTCACGCGGATTCCGTAGGTGGGCGGTCTTCCTCAGATGCGCGCCGCGAGTTCGGTGGCCTGCTTGATGGCGCGCTTCGCGTCGAGCTCGGCCGCCACGTCGGCGCCACCGATCACGTGCACGGGTTTGCCGAGCACATCTGCCAGAGAACCGAGTTCGCGCACCGACTCCTGCCCGGTGCACAGCACCACGGTGTCGACCGGCAACACCTTCGGCTCGCGCTGCGACTTCTCGTCCTTCGGGTCGACCGGCACCGTGATGTGCAGGCCCTCGTCGTCGATGCGCACGTATTCGACACCGCCGAGGAACTGCACGCCGGAGTCCTTGAGCGTCTGCCGGTGCACCCAGCCGGTGGTCTTACCGAGGCCCTTGCCGTGCGCGGAGGTCTTGCGCTGCAGCAGGAACACCTCGCGGCGCGGCTCGCCCTTCACCTTGTCGGTGAGGCCGCCCCGCTCGAGCGACGGGTCGGTGACTCCCCAGCGCTGCATCCAGTGCTCGAGCGACTCGTCGGCGTCGTGCAGCAGGAACTCGCTGATGTCGAAGCCGATGCCGCCGGCGCCGAGCACCGCCACCGACTTGCCGACGGGCGCGCCCTCCCCCACGACCTGTTGATAGGTGACGACCTTCGGGTGGTCGACGCCCGGGATCGACGGCACCCGCGGCTCGACGCCGGTGGCCACGACCACCTCGTCGAAGTCGTCCAGGTCGTCGGCCGTCGCGCGAACTCCCATGTGTGTCTTGACGTTTCGCAGGTCGAGCATGTGCTCGTAGTAGCGGATCGTCTCGACGAACTCCTCCTTGCCGGGGATCTTCGAGGCCAGCTTGAACTGCCCACCGATCTCGCCCGACGCCTCGAACAGTTCGACCCGGTGGCCGCGTCCGGCGAGCTCGACTGCGGCCGCGAGGCCGGCCGGGCCGCCACCCACGACGGCCACGTGCTTCACCGTGCGGGTCGGCGACAGCACGAGTTCGGTCTCGTGCGCCGAGCGCGGGTTGAGCATGCAAGTGGCGCGCTTCTTGGCGAAGGTGTGGTCGAGGCAGGCCTGGTTGCAGCCGATGCAGGTGATGATCTCCTGCTCGCGGCCCTGCTCGGCCTTGGCCACGAAGTCGGCGTCGGCGAGCAACGGACGCGCCATCGAGATGAGGTCGGCCTCGCCGTCGGCGAGCAACTTCTCGGCCACCTCGGGCCGGTTGATGCGGTTGGACGCAACGACCGGGACACTCACCTCGGCCTTCAATTTCGCTGTGGTCCAGGCGAATGCGGCGCGCGGCACCGACGTGACGATGGTGGGCACTCGCGCCTCGTGCCAGCCGATGCCGGTGTTGAGGATGCTGACGCCGGCGTCCTGCAGCAGGTGGGCGAGCTCGACGGTCTCCTCCCAGGTCTGGGCGTTGTCGACCAGGTCGAGCAGGCTGATGCGGTATTGCACGATGAAGTCGTCGCCGACCATTTGGCGGGTGCGCTTGACGATCTCGACCGGGAAGCGCATCCGCTTGGCGGCGCTGCCACCCCATGCGTCGGTGCGGTCGTTGGTGCGGGCCGCGAGCATCTGGTTGATCAGGTAGCCCTCGGAGCCCATGATCTCGACGCCGTCGTACCCGGCGTCCTGGGCCAGCTTGGCGGCACGCGCGAAGTCGGACGCCGTGCGGTCGACCTGCTTGGTCGACATCGTGCGCGGCTTGAACGGCGTGATCGGCGACTTCCTGCTGGAGGCGCCGACGCTCAGCGGGCTGTATCCGTAGCGACCGGCGTGCAGCACCTGCAACAGGATCTTGGAGTTGTAGGCGTGCACCGCGTCGGTGACCACCTGGTGCTTGTCGGCCTGCCGGCTGTTGAGCATCTCGCTGCCGAAGGGAAGCAGCCAGCCGCGCCGGTTGGGGGCGTAGCCGCCGGTGACGATGAGGCCGACGCCGCCGCGGGCACGCTCGGCGAAGAACGCCGCGAGCTTCGGCAGGTCGCGCAACCGGTCTTCGAGACCGGTGTGCATCGAACCCATCATCACGCGGTTGCGCAACGTGGTGTGCCCGAGATCGAGCGGGCTGAGCAGGTGCGGGAACTCGGTCATCGTGACTGCCCCTCCACAGCCTGCTCGGTGTTCGATTCGGCGGCCGATGCCTCGGCCAGAATCTGGTCGAACTGCGCACCCATCGCCTCGGCGAGAGCGGTGGCGCCGCGCAGCGGGCGCACCATCACCATGAACTCGGTGATGAGGCCGTCGTCGCCGACGGTGATGAAGTCGCACCCGGTGACGTCGGTGTCGCCGACCTTGGTGCGGAAGATCAGGGCACTCTGCGGGCCGTCGACGATCTCGCGCTCGTAGCGGAAGTCGCTGAACACGCGGAGCACGCCGCGCAGGATCGCGGCGGTCACCGCCTTGCCGGCGTACGGCTTGAACGCCACCGGACTGGTGAACACGACGTCGGGCGCGAGCAACGCCTCCATCGCGTCGGTGTCGCGAGCCTCCACGGCCTCACGGAACTGCTTCATCTGTTCTCCAAGGTTTCGATGATCTCGTTGCACCAGTCGATGCCGTTGCGCTCCAAGCGAATTCCTCCTCGAAGCGCGAGATAGGGGCCGATCTCTTCCTCGGCCAGCGCCGACGGATCGGGAAAGAACTTGCTCATGCTGAGGTCGTATCCGTCGAGCCGGGCTTGGTGATCGGCGCGGCGAGCGCGGACGGCGTCGAGCACGGTCACGCGGTCGAGCAGGTGCAGGGCGCGGATCTTGACCGCGAACTCGCTGCGCACCTGCTCCGGCGGGGTGGCGCGGGCCAGCCAGGCGATGAGTTCGCCGCGACCCGCTTCGGTGAGCGCGTAGACCTTCTTGTCCGGACGCGCGCCCTGGGCGATGTGCTCGGCGCTGGTCCAGCCGTCGGCCTCCATCCGGGCGAGCACCTTGTAGATCTGTTGGTGACTCGCCTTCCAGAAGCGGCCGATGGACGCATCGAACCGGCGGGCGAGGTCGTAGCCCGTCGCCGAACGTTCGGCGAGGGAGACCAGGATCGCGTGTTCGAGGGCCACGCCACGAACGTACTATGCACTTTGTTGCTGTGCAACTAGTTGCATAAACAATTCCTGCAGACATGACGGACGCCCTCGGGACCCGAAGGTCCCGAGGGCGTCCGTCGACGTGCTGGGCGGCCTACTGGCCGTCGGTGCGCTCGCCGTAGCGCGGCGGCTCCTGCGGCTGCTGGTGCTGCGGGTACGTCTGGCCGGGCTGCTGCACCGGCACACCCTGGGTCGGCTGCTCACCGAAGTCCTGGCTCTGCTGGGCGGGCTGGCCCTGCTGCGGCTGGCCCTGCGGCGCGGCCGGGGCGGACGGGGCGTCGTCGCGGTACTGCCCGTACTGCGGGGTGCCGCGGTCACGCAGCGACTCGCTGTACGTGCGCTGCTGCACCGGCGCCTGCGACTGCTCCTGCTGCACCGGGTGTCCGCTCATCTCGGCAAGCATTCCGCGCGCCCGGTCGAAGCTGCGGTGCTCGACGAGCACCTCGTACTTCGTGGCGACCACCTGCGAGACGGAGGTGAAGTCGCGGCGTCCGCGGGTGGCGGCGTAACCGATCGCGGCCCAGAAAGCACCGAAGAGCGCACCGATGAACACCGTCGAGATGATCATCGCCAGCACGCCGTTGCCGGTGGAGAACAGGCTGAAGATCAGACCCACGAAGGCACCCATCCAGGCCCCGGACGCGAGGCCGCCGACGATCACTCGACCCCAGGTGAGGCGTCCGGTGATGCGTTCCATCTGCTTGAGGTCGGTGCCGACGATCATGCACTCCTGCACCGGGAACTCGTGGTCGGACAGGTAGTCGACCGCGCGCTGCGCCTCGGCGTACTCGCTGAAGACGCCGAGCGACTTCGGATATTCGAGGTTGAGGACGGGAAGCTGCGGGTTCTGACGCATACCGGGCTGGCTCATGTGCCCATTGTCCCATCCACTACGGCCGATCCGCCCCACCACACCCGCCTAGAGTGGACGGGTCCCACACGCACCGATTGCCCACAGGAGCGCAGTGTCCAACGACGTGCCCACCCGCACCCTCGATCTCGGGTGCACCTTCCGGTACTCCTCGCTCGCGCCGACCGCCGCGGTGTTCCAGGTGGCCGGCCAGGAATCGCCGACCGCGAAGATCCTCCAGGAGTCGTGGGAGGTGACCGGCGACCTGCCGATGCACCACTACCGCGACCTCTACGACAACCCGTGCACCCGCCTCGTGCTCCCCGTCGGCGTCACGACGCTCACCTACTCGGCGCGCGCCACCGTGCCCGACGCGTTCGACAGTTGGGACGAGAGCGCCGCCGAAATCGCGCCCACCGAACTGCCCGACGAGGTGCTCGTCTACACGCTCGCCAGCCGTTACTGCGAGTCGGACGTGCTGGCCGGCCAGGCCTGGAAGAAGTTCGGCCACCTCGACCCCGGCTACCACCGGGTGCAGGCCGTCAACACCTTCGTCAACGAGTGGCTCACCTACCTCACCGGTTCGACGACCAGCACCGTCACCGCGATGGACGCTTTCGCCACCGGACGCGGCGTGTGCCGCGACTTCGCGCACCTGATGATCACGTTCTGCCGGGCACTCAATATCCCCGCCCGCTACGTGCACGGTTACATCACCGACATGGACGTGCCCTCCCCCGGCACCCCGATGGACTTCCACGCGTGGACGCAGATCTGGCTCGGCGACCGCTGGTGGGACTTCGACCCGCGCTGGAACTCCCCGCGCAAGGGCCGCGTGATCATCGGCACGGGGCGCGACGCCGCCGACGTGGCGATGGTGACCACGTACGGCGCGCCGTGGCTGCAACTCATGACCGTGACCGCGCAGGAGGCCGTCGAATGAGCCGCCCGATCGTTCTCGTCACCGGGGGCACCCGCGGCATCGGCGCCGCCATCTGCGATGCGCTCGCCCCCGACCACCACCTCGTGATCGGTGGGCGCGACCGCGCCGCAGTCGAATCGGCGTGTGAACGTTACGAATCGGCCCAGCCGTTCGTGTGCGATGTGGCCGACGGCGACGCGATGGAGCAGGCCGTGGCCGACCTCGGCCTCGACCGGCTCGACGGACTCGTGCACTCGGCCGGCGTCTCCGGTGGCTGGCGCACCGAGGAGTCGAACCGCCAGGTGTGGCGAAACATCTTGGAGATCAACGTGATTGCCGTCTCCGAGCTGACCCGACTCACCCTCGAAGCACTGCGCGCCGCCGAGGGCACGATCGTCACGATCAACTCGGGCTCGGGCCTGCGCGCGAGCGGTGCGGGCGGCCACTACCCGGCGTCGAAGTTCGCGCTCACCGCCCTCACGGACGTGCTGCGCGAGGAACTGCGCCCCGACGGCATCCGGGTGTGCTCGGTGCACCCCGGACGCGTGAACACCGAGATGCAGCGCGACCTCGTCGCGTCCGAACACCGGACGTACGACCCGCTGGAGTTCCTGCGTCCGGAGTCGGTGGCGACGGCGGTGCGCACTGCGCTCACCGCCACCCCCGACGCGACCTACGAGACCATCTCGATCCGTCCCGGCCCGGCGGCGACGAACCGGCGCAGCTGACCGACGTCCGAAACTCGCGCTGTCAGTCTGGTCGCCGTCAGTCGGTCGCCATCGCGGCGACCGGCGCCGGCGCGATCTTGCGGTGCGGCCGCACGACGAGGGACAGCACCACCGCGATCGCACACAGCACCGCCCCGGCCCACCAGGCGTAGGTGTAGGTGCCGAAGCTGTCGCGGATGACGCCGGCCCCCAGCGCGGCCATGGCCGCGCCGACCTGGTGCGAGGCGAACACCCAACCGAACACGATCGTGCCCTGCTCCCCGAAGATCTCCCGGCACAAGGTGGCGGTCGGCGGAACCGTTGCTACCCAGTCGAGTCCGTAGATCACGACGAACAACACCATGCTCGGGTGCACGGTCGCGCTGAGCAGCAGTGGCAGCAGCATCAGGCTCACGCCGCGGAAGCCGTAGTAGAGCGCGAGCAGGATGCGCGGGTCGAACTTGTCGGTGAGCCAGCCCGAGGCGACGGTGCCGGCGATGTCGAAGATGCCGACGGCCGCCAACAGCCCGGCGGCGGTCGTCTGTGACATGCCGTGGTCGTGCGCCGACGGGATGAAGTGCACCCCGATGAGTCCGTTGGTCGTCGCACCGCAGATCGCGAAGGCGCCGGCGAGCGCCCAGAAAGCCTTGTGTCGAGCCGCGAAGGTGAGGCCGTTGACGGCGCGCCGGAACGCGCTGCCGGTGACGGTGGCCGGGGGCTCGTAGCCCTCGTGCGCGCCGTACGGCAGCACGCCGCGCTCGTGCGGGTGGTCGCGCATGACCACCCAGACGATCGGCACGACGATCAGCGCCACCCCGGCGATCACC
This genomic stretch from Calidifontibacter indicus harbors:
- a CDS encoding PadR family transcriptional regulator; the protein is MALEHAILVSLAERSATGYDLARRFDASIGRFWKASHQQIYKVLARMEADGWTSAEHIAQGARPDKKVYALTEAGRGELIAWLARATPPEQVRSEFAVKIRALHLLDRVTVLDAVRARRADHQARLDGYDLSMSKFFPDPSALAEEEIGPYLALRGGIRLERNGIDWCNEIIETLENR
- a CDS encoding general stress protein; translation: MSQPGMRQNPQLPVLNLEYPKSLGVFSEYAEAQRAVDYLSDHEFPVQECMIVGTDLKQMERITGRLTWGRVIVGGLASGAWMGAFVGLIFSLFSTGNGVLAMIISTVFIGALFGAFWAAIGYAATRGRRDFTSVSQVVATKYEVLVEHRSFDRARGMLAEMSGHPVQQEQSQAPVQQRTYSESLRDRGTPQYGQYRDDAPSAPAAPQGQPQQGQPAQQSQDFGEQPTQGVPVQQPGQTYPQHQQPQEPPRYGERTDGQ
- a CDS encoding transglutaminase-like domain-containing protein; translation: MSNDVPTRTLDLGCTFRYSSLAPTAAVFQVAGQESPTAKILQESWEVTGDLPMHHYRDLYDNPCTRLVLPVGVTTLTYSARATVPDAFDSWDESAAEIAPTELPDEVLVYTLASRYCESDVLAGQAWKKFGHLDPGYHRVQAVNTFVNEWLTYLTGSTTSTVTAMDAFATGRGVCRDFAHLMITFCRALNIPARYVHGYITDMDVPSPGTPMDFHAWTQIWLGDRWWDFDPRWNSPRKGRVIIGTGRDAADVAMVTTYGAPWLQLMTVTAQEAVE
- a CDS encoding SDR family oxidoreductase; the encoded protein is MSRPIVLVTGGTRGIGAAICDALAPDHHLVIGGRDRAAVESACERYESAQPFVCDVADGDAMEQAVADLGLDRLDGLVHSAGVSGGWRTEESNRQVWRNILEINVIAVSELTRLTLEALRAAEGTIVTINSGSGLRASGAGGHYPASKFALTALTDVLREELRPDGIRVCSVHPGRVNTEMQRDLVASEHRTYDPLEFLRPESVATAVRTALTATPDATYETISIRPGPAATNRRS
- a CDS encoding MFS transporter — encoded protein: MTSSTGPAPVRSPRFHPAWAVAAVAFLALIGAAGFRAAPGALMVPLHEEFGWSTSIMSLAVSINLLLFGLTAPFAAALMDRFGIRQVVAAALTLVALGAGGSVFMTASWQLLVFWGVLIGLGTGSMALVFAATIATRWFHKRRGLVMGMLTAGSATGQLITLPLVAHLADTAGWRQASLVIAGVALIVVPIVWVVMRDHPHERGVLPYGAHEGYEPPATVTGSAFRRAVNGLTFAARHKAFWALAGAFAICGATTNGLIGVHFIPSAHDHGMSQTTAAGLLAAVGIFDIAGTVASGWLTDKFDPRILLALYYGFRGVSLMLLPLLLSATVHPSMVLFVVIYGLDWVATVPPTATLCREIFGEQGTIVFGWVFASHQVGAAMAALGAGVIRDSFGTYTYAWWAGAVLCAIAVVLSLVVRPHRKIAPAPVAAMATD